From the genome of Drosophila melanogaster chromosome 2L, one region includes:
- the Hyls1 gene encoding Hyls1 centriolar and ciliogenesis associated, with translation MSHLPLDARAILQYLNDLGYRNISAEQLREFLKDLRKLIKHEERLAENAKESDFSGLHKRGTVSSRAKLSLDKDKENAAPSCPCPSAKEKECKTDKDDDLKERSDGGASFADLARLFKEQLLMDASVPPMSANNAVPQKSQVNGRRRSRSKTRREKAPSISSSESEANEDRLRMQRRRRSKSHPRSASNRRSGSVHQRRKSMHCDPVALFQYYQKEWAHFRSQIPGENTRIGVRSKPMGLKK, from the exons ATGTCACATTTGCCACTAGATGCACGGGCCATTCTCCAGTATCTAAATGATTTGGGCTATAGGAACATATCAGCCGAGCAACTCCGTGAATTTCTAAAAG ACTTGCGCAAGCTCATCAAGCATGAGGAACGCCTGGCGGAGAACGCAAAGGAGAGCGATTTCAGCGGCCTGCATAAGCGCGGCACCGTCAGCTCGCGTGCCAAACTAAGTTTGGATAAGGATAAGGAGAATGCGGCTCCATCATGTCCGTGTCCATCTGCCAAGGAGAAGGAGTGCAAGACTGACAAGGATGACGATCTTAAGGAGCGCTCCGATGGTGGGGCCAGTTTTGCTGACTTAGCTCGCCTTTTTAAGGAACAACTCTTGATGGATGCTTCTGTGCCTCCAATGTCGGCTAACAATGCAGTTCCCCAAAAATCTCAGGTGAACGGAAGGCGTCGCAGCCGCAGCAAGACCCGCCGGGAAAAGGCACCATCTATTTCTAGCAGCGAATCGGAGGCTAATGAAGACCGCCTCAGGATGCAACGCCGCCGCCGGAGCAAGTCGCATCCGCGTAGCGCCTCCAATCGGAGATCTGGTTCGG TTCACCAACGTCGAAAATCCATGCACTGCGATCCGGTGGCATTATTTCAGTACTATCAGAAGGAGTGGGCTCATTTTCGCAGCCAGATCCCCGGCGAGAATACCCGCATCGGAGTACGCAGCAAGCCAATGGGCCTGAAAAAGTGA